In Selenomonas sp. TAMA-11512, a genomic segment contains:
- the hypB gene encoding hydrogenase nickel incorporation protein HypB → MEVRVMENILGKNDRVAGENEALFNEKKLFVLNLMGSPGAGKTSLLECTLEALKGELRLAVIEGDLFTDKDAKRIEAHGAPVIQINTSGGCHLDAPMVQRALGALSLDELDLLIIENVGNLVCPAEFELGSDKKAVVLSVTEGDDKPLKYPLMFKEADIAVLNKVDLLPFTDFDMASAKEDIETIHPGIEIVETSCRSHEGIEAWLDWLRKQVKRKREKK, encoded by the coding sequence ATGGAAGTCCGAGTCATGGAAAATATTCTCGGGAAAAATGACCGAGTTGCGGGGGAAAATGAGGCGCTCTTTAACGAAAAGAAGCTCTTTGTGCTCAATCTGATGGGCTCACCGGGGGCGGGGAAGACGTCGCTCTTGGAGTGTACGCTCGAGGCGCTCAAGGGAGAGCTCCGGCTTGCCGTCATTGAGGGCGATCTATTCACCGATAAAGACGCGAAGCGCATTGAAGCGCACGGAGCGCCCGTTATCCAGATCAATACGAGCGGCGGCTGCCATCTTGACGCGCCCATGGTGCAGCGTGCTCTCGGCGCGCTTTCCCTCGATGAGCTCGATCTCCTCATCATCGAGAACGTCGGCAATCTCGTCTGCCCTGCCGAGTTTGAGCTGGGGTCGGATAAAAAGGCCGTCGTCCTCTCGGTGACCGAGGGGGATGACAAACCGCTGAAATACCCGCTGATGTTCAAAGAGGCGGATATTGCCGTACTGAACAAGGTCGATCTTCTGCCGTTCACCGATTTTGATATGGCGAGCGCCAAGGAAGACATCGAGACCATCCATCCGGGCATCGAGATTGTCGAAACTTCCTGCCGCAGTCATGAGGGCATTGAGGCGTGGCTGGACTGGCTGCGGAAGCAGGTAAAGCGGAAGAGGGAAAAGAAATGA
- a CDS encoding HypC/HybG/HupF family hydrogenase formation chaperone yields MCLAIPAKIIDMNGAIAQVEVKGVRRQASLMLLPEAKTGDYVLVHAGFAMQIVEEKDAQETYALLDEMHGGERTVELGMDVS; encoded by the coding sequence ATGTGTTTAGCTATTCCGGCTAAAATTATTGATATGAACGGCGCCATCGCCCAGGTCGAAGTCAAAGGCGTGCGGCGCCAGGCGAGCCTCATGCTGCTTCCGGAGGCGAAGACGGGAGATTACGTCCTCGTCCACGCGGGGTTTGCGATGCAGATCGTCGAGGAAAAGGACGCGCAGGAGACGTATGCGCTTCTCGATGAGATGCACGGCGGCGAGCGCACGGTAGAGTTGGGGATGGACGTCTCATGA
- the hypA gene encoding hydrogenase maturation nickel metallochaperone HypA: MHEMSIAEGILDIALDYAKQNNAARIGKVALRLGEMASVERESLAFCWETVRQGTIAERAELAIEDVPLIGRCTSCGAEGHVERYNFICPACKAGVLEIISGREMQVAYLEME; encoded by the coding sequence ATGCATGAAATGAGCATTGCCGAGGGCATTTTAGATATCGCTCTCGACTACGCGAAGCAAAACAATGCCGCCCGCATCGGGAAGGTGGCTCTTCGCCTCGGCGAGATGGCGAGCGTGGAGCGCGAGTCTCTCGCCTTTTGCTGGGAGACGGTTCGGCAGGGGACGATTGCCGAGAGGGCGGAGCTCGCCATTGAAGATGTGCCTCTCATCGGGCGCTGTACGAGCTGCGGCGCGGAAGGGCACGTCGAGCGCTATAACTTTATATGTCCCGCGTGCAAGGCGGGCGTCCTGGAGATCATCTCCGGACGAGAGATGCAGGTCGCCTATTTGGAAATGGAGTGA
- a CDS encoding HyaD/HybD family hydrogenase maturation endopeptidase, whose product MTDCILPTAGAEDDDALFAVPPVTVLGIGNVILQDEGFGVRAVELLDMNYEFPDTVQIIDGGTLGVELLQFVTGTQKLLVIDSINGKEPAGSLFRFQDDAVMEHFQDKLSAHEVGIQDVLATLSVTGRRIPEVVVLGVQPYDVGAGVALTEPMKALLPAILEASLAELRRWGIEPVKKEHDAVLDDTIVAEERIWE is encoded by the coding sequence ATGACGGATTGTATTTTACCGACAGCAGGCGCGGAAGACGACGATGCGCTTTTCGCCGTGCCCCCCGTTACAGTGCTCGGCATCGGCAACGTCATCCTGCAGGACGAAGGCTTTGGCGTGCGTGCCGTCGAGCTTCTCGATATGAACTACGAATTCCCCGATACGGTACAGATCATCGATGGCGGCACGCTCGGCGTCGAGCTTCTGCAGTTTGTAACGGGGACGCAGAAGCTCCTCGTCATCGATTCCATCAACGGCAAAGAGCCGGCGGGATCCCTGTTCCGATTTCAAGATGACGCTGTCATGGAGCACTTTCAGGATAAACTGTCGGCGCATGAAGTGGGCATACAGGACGTGCTGGCGACGCTTTCCGTCACGGGACGCCGTATCCCCGAGGTCGTCGTGCTCGGTGTGCAGCCTTACGACGTCGGCGCAGGTGTCGCGCTTACCGAGCCGATGAAAGCCCTTCTGCCCGCCATTCTCGAGGCGAGTCTGGCGGAGCTCAGACGCTGGGGCATCGAGCCGGTGAAGAAAGAGCATGACGCCGTGCTGGACGATACAATCGTGGCGGAAGAAAGGATTTGGGAGTGA
- a CDS encoding heavy-metal-associated domain-containing protein, protein MCAECGCGGANGNTRLVFNVEGYTEENAKDVEKALLGLPGVLYVHIHTHDGETTVDYSPKKTKLTEIIGQFESRGLSAAI, encoded by the coding sequence ATGTGTGCTGAATGCGGCTGCGGCGGGGCCAACGGCAATACCCGCCTGGTATTTAACGTCGAGGGCTATACGGAGGAAAATGCGAAGGATGTGGAAAAGGCGCTTTTGGGCCTTCCCGGCGTTCTATACGTGCATATCCATACGCATGACGGGGAGACGACCGTCGACTACAGCCCGAAAAAGACGAAGCTGACAGAGATCATCGGTCAGTTTGAGTCCCGCGGTCTATCCGCCGCGATTTGA